The Dehalococcoidia bacterium genomic interval TTCGCTCCACTCTTCTTTCCATGTCTGGCACACTGGTTTACGGTAATACGGTGCAGCCATGTGGCCAGGCTGCCTTTTTGGGAATCGAACGAGTGACGTGATCTCCAGGCGCTGACAAATACTTCCTGAACAACATCCTCCGCACAGCCTCCATCATGAAGAATCCCGATAGCTGTTCTGCGCACCATGTTATAGTAGCTATGGAAGAGTTCTTCAAAGGCATCCCTATCGCCTTGCTGCCACTTCTCGACCAGATTTGCCATCATAATAATATAGTCCACCTGGCAGAAAAAAGTTCGGTCATCTATCAATTAGACGCTGCAAATTGAATATGGGCTCGCCAGTGGAATAGTACTGCTACTCGAAGTGAGGAATGCGAGATGTCCTTGGAGCCGAAGATCACAGAGCACTCTCAGGGTGGAATGAAATACAGCCTTTTTGACAGTGGAAGTAATGAGACCATCCAGTACTTATAGCCTATGGCCAGGCCGCAATCTTCCGTGCTATGAATAAGTTGGGGCCCGGTTGGTTGATTGAAGACCGACACCACGAAGTTTCTAGAGGAGTGTTGTGCAGCTCATTCTGGGACCGCTGATGTTCTGCGACTTGAAGGCCGACATTTTCCTGGCGGCAAACCTGTTGGATGCCGTGCTCACCTATCTGGCCTTGACTCAGGATGCGCTGCTGATCGAGTTTAACTCCATCCTTGGCTTCAGCATCGACAGAATCGGGATCGAACCGACCCTGTTCTTGAAGATTGTATCGGCAATATGCGTGTTATGGGTGTTGAGATGGAAGCGAAGAGAGAGACTACTTGTGCCAGTGGCGATCATGCTCAGTGTGGTTGTCGTTGCCAATCTTATGGTTATGCGAGCGCACGGGATTGAAGTATGAGACCCTGCGGAAGTCTTCAACTCTCTCCCGCCAGAAGCTCATCGGCCTGATCCCAAATGACCTCTACGCCCCTTTCCTCAAGCTGAGGTACATAGACGCTCACTGAAGTCTGGTTCAAGGGATTGCCTGTCAAATCCACGGTGTCGGGGCAGGGTTCATCCCCAAAACCGCGAGTATTTCTATATTCGATCCCCAATCCACCATTCAATAATAGCGGCGAGAGGTCGCTGATTTCGTTTTGCTGCAGATAAAGCTTCCTCAGAGAGATAAAGGTGGAAAGGGGGCCGATGTCACTGATCCGGTTTGAATCAAGACGCAGGTAAATCAAACGGGTCATATCCAATATT includes:
- a CDS encoding DUF5658 family protein translates to MQLILGPLMFCDLKADIFLAANLLDAVLTYLALTQDALLIEFNSILGFSIDRIGIEPTLFLKIVSAICVLWVLRWKRRERLLVPVAIMLSVVVVANLMVMRAHGIEV